In the Leishmania donovani BPK282A1 complete genome, chromosome 29 genome, one interval contains:
- a CDS encoding protein farnesyltransferase alpha subunit, putative, whose product MDIAGAMQRSSRTSSPSSVSSWTAASSDCSQDPEDGERLYELACVETFMPLVADVTPADESLGASPEHPVAKINYPPNFSFIYGVYRALRGQLEYTPTLPPCGERCGGGALPPVIHAIRTSAARWFLLLAFALRQCTSNYTVWKDRRDVLMSPAVLEQATRDALPELPIPAAILSCTASEADKQEALREMDEKQTKLRLTSQHWLPARADIAWEGRLSPWRAVRWELTTVGCFTRLYHKNFQVWHHRKELLAYALQQSPSHVRCGVDAAATDEKLEQQVEDSSPFVPLLASEATFNDYLRRHDGLDFAAVDERPTLRAVLCNEDGKNYHAWLHLSWYLHAFSFLLTPPSRKALDEHAMVATAAAADQALRFTPRPDWITTSEGAAPPALRPTLPPSPLTEELQFTAQLICQDCRNNSAWCHRFALFREALLRPLWRQVCSEACTSSVGAPTNSENWPGTLRDICAVELNYSLQWLYVDPTNEAAYAHARSVALLFHTLLMRWHVWAAEHASRDGSEELQRYLTDAPLLTPVALANSETCADADAGTVSPSTPLVDLLRDRQRCVRWDAYVESFALMRHMQRVLHTVVRLRVTELEAQTARVLRLAAANNTRSSSQQAPKSEAIAELKILYESSSQYMLDNFHQVDTAQYLACQAMLEEMWLTYMNAAQRRGVQQLRPSEAYREGLQPEWLKPCPWDEPKTSAMDAGKQEDRQDAVVLDFLAYEAAALSKAKQLTVADPIRLKYWKHEVLNVMYRGYGMSV is encoded by the coding sequence ATGGACATTGCAGGCGCGATGCAGCGTTCGAGCCGCACATCCTCCCCGTCCTCAGTATCGTCCTGGACGGCTGCCTCCTCCGATTGCTCGCAGGACCCCGAGGATGGGGAGCGGCTTTATGAGCTCGCCTGCGTCGAGACCTTCATGCCGCTTGTCGCGGACGTGACACCAGCAGACGAGAGTCTTGGTGCATCGCCAGAGCACCCCGTCGCGAAAATTAACTATCCGCCGAACTTCAGCTTCATCTACGGCGTATACCGTGCACTTCGAGGTCAACTGGAGTACACCCCAACGCTCCCGCCCTGCGGTGAGCGATGTGGGGGTGGTGCGCTGCCTCCTGTAATTCATGCCATTCGCACCTCAGCGGCACGCTGGTTTCTTCTGCTGGCCTTTGCACTTCGCCAGTGCACCTCCAACTACACCGTCTGGAAAGACCGACGCGATGTGCTCATGTCCCCTGCGGTGTTGGAGCAAGCGACCCGTGACGCGCTGCCGGAACTTCCGATACCGGCCGCCATCCTttcctgcaccgcctcggaGGCAGACAAGCAAGAGGCGCTACGGGAGATGGACGAAAAGCAGACGAAGCTGAGGCTGACGTCACAGCACTGGCTCCCTGCGCGCGCCGACATTGCGTGGGAAGGTCGGCTGAGCCCGTGGCGTGCGGTGCGCTGGGAACTGACGACGGTCGGTTGCTTCACCCGGCTGTACCACAAGAACTTTCAGGTGTGGCACCACCGaaaggagctgctggcgtaCGCTCTCCAGCAGAGCCCCTCTCACGTCCGATGCGGTGTGGACGCCGCGGCCACGGATGAAaagctggagcagcaggtggAGGACAGCAGTCCGTTTGTGCCCCTATTGGCGAGTGAGGCAACATTTAACGATTACCTGCGCCGTCATGACGGCCTCGACTTTGCCGCGGTCGACGAACGGCCGACGTTGCGCGCGGTGCTGTGCAATGAGGATGGGAAAAACTATCATGCCTGGCTGCACCTGTCATGGTACTTGCATGCCTTCTCCTTCCtgctgacgccgccgtcgcggaaGGCCCTGGATGAGCACGCAATGGTGGCtacggcagccgcagctgatCAAGCTCTGCGCTTTACGCCGCGACCCGACTGGATCACTACCTCGGagggcgcagcgccgccggcactgCGCCCCACCCTACCACCAAGTCCACTCACCGAGGAGCTGCAGTTCACAGCGCAGCTTATCTGTCAAGACTGCCGCAACAACTCTGCGTGGTGTCACCGCTTCGCCCTCTTTAGGGAAGCCCTGCTTCGTCCTCTCTGGCGGCAGGTCTGCTCCGAGGCTTGCACCAGTTCGGTCGGCGCACCCACCAACAGCGAGAACTGGCCGGGCACCCTGCGAGACATTTGTGCAGTGGAGCTGAATTACTCGCTGCAGTGGTTGTATGTGGACCCAACGAACGAGGCCGCCTACGCCCACGCCCGCTCCgttgccctcctcttccacacaCTTCTCATGCGATGGCACGTGTGGGCGGCAGAGCACGCCAGCAGGGACGGTAGTGAGGAGCTTCAGCGGTACCTCACCGACGCCCCATTGCTCACCCCGGTCGCACTGGCGAACTCCGAAAcgtgcgccgacgccgacgccggcaccgtcAGCCCCTCCACGCCACTTGTGGATCTCCTCCGTGACCGCCAACGCTGTGTTCGGTGGGACGCCTACGTGGAGAGCTTTGCCCTGATGCGGCACATGCAGCGGGTGCTGCACACTGTCGTCCGGCTCCGGGTTAccgagctggaggcgcagacGGCGCGCGTCTTgcgcttggcggcggcgaacaaCACGAGAAGCTCATCGCAGCAGGCACCCAAGTCTGAGGCGATTGCCGAGCTGAAGATTCTCTACGAGAGCAGCTCACAGTACATGCTGGATAACTTCCACCAGGTCGACACAGCGCAGTACTTGGCCTGTCAAGCAATGCTGGAAGAGATGTGGCTGACGTACATGAACGCGGCACAGCGACGcggggtgcagcagcttcgcccGTCGGAGGCGTATCGCGAGGGTCTCCAGCCGGAATGGCTGAAACCCTGTCCATGGGATGAACCGAAGACGAGTGCAATGGACGCAGGCAAGCAGGAAGACCGACAGGATGCTGTCGTCCTCGACTTCCTGGCCTACGAGGCCGCTGCGTTGAGCAAGGCGAAACAGCTGACGGTGGCGGACCCGATCCGTCTCAAGTACTGGAAGCACGAGGTTCTTAACGTTATGTACCGCGGCTATGGCATGTCTGTCTGA
- a CDS encoding fumarate hydratase, putative, producing MSLCDHCEIGCRRAGIKDIEDASAVNADFHFSAIFQPTDPHHHQTEFAKVEGSEKYVEEVEVFGRKVLKVNPEALTILAHRAFSDVHHFFRKDHLEGWRRAIEDPEASDNDRYVAMTLLKNACIAAGRVLPSCQDTGTAIVLGKRGELCWTGGEDEKYLSKGIWNAYRYHNLRYSQTAALDMFKECNTGDNLPAQLDLLAVPGSDYEFLFIAKGGGSANKAYLYQETKALLNPKSLRAFIEEKLKTLGTAACPPYHIALVIGGTSAEMTMKTVKLASCRYYDSLPTTGDKYGRAFRDPEWEKIVMEVAQKSGIGAQFGGKYFAHQARVIRLPRHGASCPVGLAVSCSADRQILAHINKSGIYIEQLEQNPAQYLPDIPEVRLSTTSVNVDLKRPIDEVRQQLSQYPVGTRVMLNGTLIVARDIAHAKIKEMMDNGEPLPEYMKTSPIYYAGPAKTPEGHASGSFGPTTAGRMDSYVDLFQSHGGSYITLAKGNRSKQVTDACKKHGGFYLGSIGGPAAILAKDSIKEVTCLAFPELGMEAVWKIEVEDFPAFIVVDDKGNDMYSKTLA from the coding sequence ATGTCTCTGTGCGACCATTGCGAGATCgggtgccgccgtgcggGCATCAAGGACATCGAGGACGCGTCCGCTGTCAACGCAGACTTCCACTTCTCCGCCATCTTTCAGCCCACCGacccgcaccaccaccaaacCGAGTTCGCCAAGGTCGAGGGGAGCGAGAAGtacgtggaggaggtggaggtgttCGGGCGCAAGGTGCTGAAAGTGAACCCCGAGGCCCTCACTATCCTCGCCCACCGCGCCTTCTCGGATGTGCACCACTTCTTCCGCAAGGACCACCTGGAGGGTTGGCGTCGCGCCATCGAGGACCCCGAGGCCTCCGACAACGACCGCTACGTCGCCATGACGCTGTTGAAGAACGCCTGCATCGCGGCAGGTCgggtgctgccgtcgtgcCAGGATACCGGCACGGCCATCGTGCTCGGCAAGCGTGGCGAGCTCTGCTGGACCGGGGGCGAGGATGAGAAGTACTTGTCCAAGGGTATATGGAACGCCTACAGGTACCACAACCTGCGTTACAGCCAGACTGCCGCGCTGGACATGTTCAAGGAGTGCAACACCGGCGACAATCTTCCCGCCCAGCTCGACCTGCTCGCGGTGCCCGGAAGCGACTACGAGTTCCTCTTCATTGCCAAgggcggcggctcggcaaACAAGGCGTACCTGTACCAGGAAACCAAGGCGTTGCTGAACCCCAAATCGCTGCGCGCCTTCATCGAGGAGAAGCTCAAGACCCTCGGCACGGCTGCCTGCCCGCCGTACCACATCGCCCTCGTCATCGGCGGCACGAGCGCGGAGATGACCATGAAGACGGTGAAGCTGGCCAGTTGCCGCTACTACGACTCGCTCCCGACCACTGGCGACAAGTACGGCCGCGCCTTTCGCGACCCTGAGTGGGAGAAGATCGTgatggaggtggcgcagaaGAGCGGGATTGGAGCGCAGTTTGGTGGCAAGTACTTCGCCCACCAGGCGCGCGTGATTCGGCTGCCCCGCCACGGTGCCTCCTGCCCAGTGGGCCTTGCGGTGTCTTGCAGCGCTGATCGCCAGATTCTTGCGCACATCAACAAGAGCGGCATCTACATTGAGCAGCTTGAGCAGAACCCGGCGCAGTACCTGCCCGACATCCCGGAAGTGCGCCTGAGCACCACGAGCGTGAACGTCGACCTGAAGCGCCCCATCGACGaagtgcgccagcagctcaGCCAATACCCGGTCGGTACCCGTGTGATGCTTAACGGCACCCTCATCGTGGCCCGCGATATTGCCCACGCCAAGATCAAGGAGATGATGGATAACGGCGAGCCGCTGCCAGAGTACATGAAGACGTCGCCTATTTACTACGCCGGGCCCGCCAAGACGCCGGAGGGCCACGCCTCTGGTTCCTTTGGCCCGACGACGGCCGGCCGCATGGACTCCTACGTCGATCTCTTTCAgtcgcacggcggcagctacATCACGCTCGCCAAGGGCAACCGCAGCAAGCAGGTGACGGACGCGTGCAAGAAGCACGGTGGCTTCTACCTCGGCAGCATTGGCGGTCCAGCGGCCATACTCGCCAAGGACTCGATCAAGGAGGTAACATGCCTCGCCTTCCCGGAACTCGGCATGGAGGCGGTGTGGAAGATCGAGGTCGAGGACTTCCCTGCGTTCATTGTCGTCGATGACAAGGGAAACGACATGTACTCGAAGACGCTTGCGTGA